The Cryptomeria japonica chromosome 2, Sugi_1.0, whole genome shotgun sequence region aacttaatactacCCTTATTGCTATTATTCCAAAAGTGGATAATCCTAGCTCTTTTTCTAAGTTTCGTCCTATTGCCCTGTCTACTTTATATAAGATTATTACTAAGGCAATTTCTGTTAGAATTTCTAGGCTCCTTCCTCAAATAGTTTCCATGGAGCAGGGTGGCTTTGCGCCTAGTAGGGAAACCTCTGAAGGTGCGATTGTAGCTCATAAAATTATGCACTCCATATCGCAACAAAAGGTTTTGACCATGATCCTTAAACTAGACATGCTTAAGGCTTATGATCGTGTCAACTGCTAGTCCCTTGTTGTTGTCTTGAATCGCCTTGGGTTTTCGTCTTGTTGGGTTAAATGGGTGTTTTCATTTATATCTTTTGCCCATTTCTCAGTGTTGATCAATGGCTCTCCTTCAGGTTGCTTTGCTTCCTCCCGGGgaattaggcaaggggatcctctctccccttttttgtttattcttttggctGAGGCATCAAGTAGGGCCATTTCTAATGCTACTACATCTGGTTTATGGTTAGGAATCAAAATTGATGGCCTTCTTTCTTCACAATCCCATTgcttgtttgttgatgatatgcttctatttggggcttcctctttgaGGGAAGCTAGagttataaagaaaattatttCTGATTATGCTGCATTTTTTGGTCAGAAGGTTAATAACCAAAATTCTAAGGTTTTCTATTTGAATGTCTCTTCTCTAGTTAGAAATAGACTCATTCACTTTTGGGGCTTTTGAGGAGGGACCTTTCCTTGCAAGTATCTAGGCATTCCTTTTTTTCTAGGCTCATAAAAGACCTCCTTTTAGGATAAAGTTGTTCATGCGATCACTTCTAGGATATCCTCCTGGAATCACAAGTGACTTACGATGGCTggtaagattattttaattaaatcagtTCTGAATGCCATCCCTACATATTTGCTGTATATTTTGAAGACTCCCCCTCAAGTTGTCGAGGACATTAATATTTTCCTTAGGTCCTTTCTTTGCAATGATAATGTGCAGGGTAGAAAGAAGATTCCTCTTCTTGCATGGGACAAAATTTGTTGTCCTAAAAAACTGGGAGATGCGGGTATTCATGATTTAGTAGCTAAGAATAAGGTCCTGGGGGCTAAAATGGTGTGGAAGTTATATGCAGACCCTTTGAGTAAATGGGCATTCATTATGCTTGTTAAGTATTTAAGGGTAGCTTCTAGAGAAAGGATTTTTATGGCTACAACTCTCCCAAAGGGTTCTGCATTTTGGAACTTTATGTTTTCTTGCAAGATGGTTATTTTACCACACCTTTCTTGGGTTGTTAATAATGGGAAAAAGGCTCGGTTTTGGGATGAAGTCTAGAACGGACATCCTTCTCTTTCAGCTATTTGGGATTGGTCCCCTTTGCCTAGTATTTTATCGGATCTTTGGGGGGCTTTTGTTGTAGACTATTTTGATATTGTTTCTATAGGTCCATATCTAGTAGCTAAATGGAAGGATAATCCTCCCTTTCCCACTGATAATGATCTTAGACCTGCTTTTATGGCAAAACTTCAGAAAAGACCTCTTGTATTTCAAGATAAGGAGGATACCTTGGTTTGGACTAAGAGTGTCTCGAGTGCTTATTAAATAAAAGAAgggtataattatttgtcttagGCTTTCTTGAGCTCCCTCTCTTGGCCTACTAAACTGTTTTAGCatccggcttgtcttcctaaagtagGGTCTTTTTCTTGGTTGGCAGTCCAAGATAAATTTCTCATTaggatgagattggataggatTGGGATTATAGCGGTATTCCCTTTATTTTTTTGTGGCTATTGTATGAAAACCATGGATCATATTTTTCTACTCTATCCTTTTGCTCATGAATGTTGTTATATTGGCCTTTTGGGATTCTTGGTTGGTCTTCTACTCTTAGCCCTAATCTATTGTCCCACTTCATGGCCTGGCCCTTATTGTACTTGTCTTCTTTTTATTCATCTCTTTAGATTGTGGCACCGTCTCTTGTGGTCTGGAATCTCTGGCTAGAAAGGAATTCTaggatttttaaacataaatctGCTACACTTGATGAAGTTATTGGCAAGGTTCAATCCTCCATTTGTGAGGTGGTGCTTTCTTACatccataaaaatttagatcacctGAGGTCTTTTTCTCACTGGGATAATTGGGTCACTTGGAAATGGGTCTCTCTTCATCTAATGCCCTCTCATGGGGCTATATCAGCTGGTTTATCTTCTCTTGTTAAGCGTAGGATGGCCAAATGGAGTCCTCCCACCTAGTTTGCCTTCAAGCTCAATCTTGATGGGGATTCTAAGGGAAATCCGAGAAGATCTAGTATTAGAGTGGTCAATTTTTATCATTCTTCTAAGATCATAAAAGTTGTGGGAAAATATATTGGTCATAGTTTTAATAATGTAGCTAAATTTAAGGTATTATCCTTTGGTCTTGATGTCTCTATCTCTTTGAATATTAAAGACATTGTTATTTAAGGAGACTTGATGTTGGTTTTTTAGGTGGTTGTTGCCAAAAAATGTATCTCTTGGCATTTACAATATTTGTTAGAGCGCATTCTTATGCAATTGAAGTGTTTTTCCACCTTCTCCATCTCTCATTGTTATAGGGAGATCAATGTCATTGCGGATTTCTTGGCCAATAGGGCTATTGCTGAGGGTTCCAACTTATTAGAGGTTCTTCCTTCAGACATTCTAACCTCTTGCATTAGGCTTCTCTCTTAGCGGGAATTGAATCTTACCTAGAAGCCTTCCTCATTTTCTATGCTAGATGTGGTTTTCTTTCGCAAGTATCAATAGTGAGGGTGTTGCTTGCCTTATGATAATATCTTTTTTGTTGGTATTTTTGGTAAGAATTTACTCATGGAGCCTGGAGGATGTTGTGGCTTCTCTTGCTAGTGTTCTATCTTTCATCTTTCTATAGAATTGTGTTGTAATCTTCTTCCTTCTCCCTACTAGGTGTGGTTTTTCTTTCACATATGGCTATAGGGAGGATGTTGTCCTGCCTTATGGAAACATCTTTGTTGTGGGTATATTCAATAGTATCTCCTCATTGAGCATGGAGGATGAAGTGACTACTTTTGCTTGGGTGGTACcttatgttttttcatttttttgtgccTCAGGCTTATTTACTGTTTGATGATTGGGGGTAATTATGCTATGTCCAAAGTATGTTCTCAATTA contains the following coding sequences:
- the LOC131859541 gene encoding uncharacterized protein LOC131859541; translated protein: MAPFALEELKEVVFSMHPEKALGSDGFTALFFQKCWDFIGSDVLLALEESRRNRMILKELNTTLIAIIPKVDNPSSFSKFRPIALSTLYKIITKAISVRISRLLPQIVSMEQGGFAPSRETSEVLINGSPSGCFASSRGIRQGDPLSPFLFILLAEASSRAISNATTSGLWLGIKIDGLLSSQSHCLFVDDMLLFGASSLREARVIKKIISDYAAFFGQKGYAVKISNVEYSNIRGTSATEDGITLSCSQSGYCMGIAMENIDLVTGSRAQAACNTQNVQGGNSIPSRCLRNNGK